A part of Neodiprion pinetum isolate iyNeoPine1 chromosome 4, iyNeoPine1.2, whole genome shotgun sequence genomic DNA contains:
- the LOC124215796 gene encoding carboxylic ester hydrolase-like yields the protein MFVCKIGSRSCCYIAAACLLVALLLIAFLTIFGVIPIKNGDIPAGEDWMRPETTIPQGRLRGINMATHLGRRFSAFIGVPFAEPPIGDLRFKQAVPAGPWNGTLDTGRMPNACIQNENKLMGDEDCLYLNVYTPKLPSSQNATLLPVMVFIYGGQFRFGTSTPDRWSPEFLLNKDVVLVVPNYRFGILGFLSTGDEVSPGNNLLKDIAEALRWTQRNIKYFGGDPNQVTIFGGSSGAASVRLLTLSPLTKGLFHQYMTHSIPELPPSFPEPYSVAARRATKLGEYLGCPTNTSTTLVNCLRTFNGSYLYETDMVLKGMGTARSTVWYPVVEPDVEGALFTDTPANIIANGEQHDLPWVALVTKEEGILVTAVYYDRPDLFQQVLDNIDSHLISFLRHDVWSADVDAQTAALKSRYLNDLTADRKLLLHNLTDIITDYEFTYHIYNEVKQHANNSAYKSPAYLCTFDYRGTFSYSYKFSDGNTENWGAAHGDELIYLLPGPREMFAPPGYEFSETDMKVTDAMMELWTSFAINGLPNTAALNDNAIWEPFSSDEKYLQIGNDSDPGIQVKSGFHEERMQFWESFFAAKK from the exons ATGTTTGTATGTAAAATTGGCTCGCGCTCGTGCTGTTATATAGCAGCCGCGTGTCTGCTGGTGGCTCTTTTGCTAATCGCTTTCCTGACAATCTTTGGTGTTATTCCAATTAAAAATGGGGACATTCCCGCTGGCGAGGATTGGATGCGTCCGGAAACGACGATACCTCAAGGAAGACTCAGAGGTATAAATATGGCCACACACCTTGGCAGAAGATTCTCTGCCTTCATTGGAGTTCCGTTTGCCGAGCCACCGATTGGAGATCTTAG GTTTAAACAAGCTGTACCAGCGGGTCCTTGGAACGGGACTCTAGATACCGGCCGCATGCCTAACGCATGTATTCAGAACGAGAATAAGCTCATGGGGGATGAGGACTGCCTCTATCTTAATGTCTATACGCCGAAG CTTCCTAGTAGCCAAAATGCTACGTTACTGCCAGTGATGGTCTTCATCTATGGTGGACAATTCAGGTTTGGAACGAGCACTCCTGACCGATGGAGTCCAGAATTTCTTCTTAATAAGGACGTGGTTCTCGTAGTTCCGAACTATCGTTTCGGAATACTCGGATTTTTGAGTACCGGCGACGAAGTATCGCCTGGAAATAATTTACTAAAAGATATAGCTGAGGCTTTGAGATGGACCCAACGAAATATCAAGTATTTCGGTGGTGATCCAAATCAAGTAACTATCTTTGGTGGAAGTTCAGGCGCTGCCAGCGTTCGCCTTTTAACCTTATCTCCTTTAACAAAAG GACTCTTTCACCAATACATGACACACAGTATACCGGAACTTCCACCCTCTTTTCCTGAACCGTATTCGGTGGCCGCCAGGCGAGCCACGAAGTTGGGCGAATACCTTGGTTGTCCAACCAACACGTCAACCACCCTTGTTAACTGTCTGAGGACTTTCAATGGGTCATACTTGTACGAAACAGACATGGTGTTGAAAGGAATGGGGACGGCCAGGTCTACTGTTTGGTATCCTGTAGTCGAACCTGACGTAGAAGGTGCACTTTTTACGGATACTCCAGCGAATATCATTGCCAATGGAGAACAGCATGATTTGCCGTGGGTGGCCCTTGTAACTAAGGAAGAAGGAATTCTTGTAACTGCAG TGTACTATGATAGGCCAGACTTGTTCCAGCAAGTTTTAGACAACATTGACTCTCACCTAATCAGCTTCTTGAGACACGACGTTTGGTCAGCCGATGTCGATGCCCAAACTGCTGCTTTAAAGTCTCGTTACTTGAACGATCTAACTGCCGACAGAAAATTG CTACTGCACAATTTGACTGACATCATAACCGATTACGAGTTCACCTACCATATTTACAACGAGGTCAAACAACATGCAAACAATTCTGCTTACAAGAGTCCCGCATACCTTTGCACTTTTGACTACCGAGGCACTTTCAGCTATAGCTACAAGTTTAGTGATGGTAACACGGAGAATTGGGGCGCGGCGCACGGAGACGAGCTGATTTACCTCCTTCCTGGACCAAGGGAAATGTTTGCGCCACCAGGCTATGAATTTAGTGAGACTGACATGAAAGTGACCGACGCTATGATGGAGCTATGGACATCGTTTGCTATCAATGG GTTGCCGAATACTGCAGCTCTCAATGACAACGCGATTTGGGAACCATTCTCATCAGACGAAAAATATCTTCAGATCGGTAATGACAGCGATCCTGGAATTCAGGTTAAAAGTGGTTTTCACGAAGAGCGAATGCAGTTTTGGGAAAGTTTCTTTGCTGCTAAAAAGTAG